DNA from Opitutales bacterium:
AATGGTAGAATGCGGGTTCCATGTGGGCATTGAATCCAGTGTCGAGGCCAACGAAGAGGGTCTCCTTCTTGCGTTCCACCATAGTTACGGTAGCCAAAAGGACTCCACTGTCTTTAACAATATAGTCACCCGGTTCGAAGTATATGGGGCAGTTGACAGCGTCATGGAATGGTTTGATCAATTGAGCCCAGGCATCCAAATCAAGTGATGCATCAACGCTGTCTAATGGGATTCCCAAACCACCTCCCAGATTGACGTATGCCAGATCAGAAACCTGCTCTGCAAAGTTGAGCACGCGCTTCAAGACTTCGGGCAGGCGAGAAAGATCGGTGAACCCGCACCCAGCATGACAGTGGATCCCATTGATCTTGAGCCCGAAAGAATCAGCAATCTCCAGGGCCTCCTCCCATTGACTGGCATATATGCCGAATTTAGTTTCTTCTTCACTGGCATATTGAAGCTGCTCGTTGTCTCGATAGCCGATACTGGTTTCTGGATTGATCCGTAGGCCGACGCCTGTTCCGGGGCACCGTTGACCCCAGCGTCGCAGAGCGCTGAGTGAATCGAGATTAATGGTCAATTCGGGTAGACTGGAAATATAATCGAGATCGCGTTCGGAGAGGGCGGTGGCAGTGAAGGATATCTCGCTTGGGTCAAAGCCGCACTCCAGCGCCCGTTCTACCTCTCCAGGGGAGCAAGCATCAATGCCGCACTGTTCGCTGTGCTTTAACAGGCGGAGTATATCAGGGAAACGGTTACTCTTCATCGCATAGAAAATGCGATGATCGATCTCGTGCTGACTGAGCGTTCTATCAAGACGAGCGAGGTTAGAAAGGATGCGCTCTCCCGAATATACATACTGGGGTGTCGAATCGACGCTACATATCTGAGTGAGGTCTAGGTATGACAAGTGCAACGTTCCATCGACATAACGCAGGTCGGAGCGTTGCCACCAAGTGTTTGCACGATCCATGGCTCAGTGTTCGAATAATTGAGGCACCAGGCCTGCCGCTTCCACGTCTCCGCTCATGATGATCTTTCCGTCGGACACCGCTTTACCCGGATTGGTCTTTCCTTCGATAATCTCTCTTAACGTAGAGTAACGAAAACTTAATGATGTGTCGGCAGGTTCGTCGGCAGCGACTGCCATACACTTCCCTGAGTGAAAATCCAAGATATAAGACTGATCGGTGCAATCGAGGATGGACAGCTTTACCGTCCGCGCCTGACGGCTTCCGTTTTGGCTAAAAGCAGAAAGGCGGATAGGGAGCATTTGGCCAAATAACCTCTCGAGCTCCTGACCAACGACCTTTGCTTCTTCGGATCCCGGCTGATCGATTCTAGCTGCCATGGGAAGCGACCGACTATTCCAATGTGCGTCTATAGTCTCGTAATCGAGTTGGCCTAGCAGCGCATTCACTTTTCGTTCGGTGGTACGCTCTATTTTGTCACGTGGGACAAAGCGCCCTTTTCCGAGATTTTCGGTCTCGATTCCGGTGGTGAATTGTACCTTTGCGTCCCCGGCTCCAAACTGGTGGTCGTTGGAAAATGTTGCCTCGATAATATTATCTGGAAATTCGAGCCCTAAGAACTCGAACAATTGAGGGAGCACATGCTGGGGCTCAGTGACCAGCCTTTCATAGCAGAGTATGTGGGTTTGCTCACTGTATTCCTCATGAAAATCAAGCAGCTTGGATGTTTCTATCTCCCAAAAATGTGCGAGGCTATCGACATGATTGGCTGAATCGTTCACCTTGATTCCGATCTCTTCCCATCCGTAGCGAGCGACTTCGAGCGCAGAGTGAATGAAGTCCATGCAGTGCCGGTAGAGCACGACGAATTTGGCATCCGGAAACAGTTTTTTCAGAAAATCGGTGTCATAGAGGGATGTCACCGACTTGTCGCACCATATGCGTTTGCCACTGCGTTGGGTATGTCGCCCCATGATGGTGTTGAGTGATTCTCTTACTTGGCTGATGATCTCTTCATTGAAATCATCGAGAGACGCCTCAGGTAGTGCGTTTCGTTCGGTAACACTGAGCGTCTGGTGCATCGCGACCCCGTAGATCAATAGATGAGCCTCGGGTGGGCAGGCTATTTCGGGATGCGCGTTCATAATAATGCGCAACAGTGTGGAGCCAGATTTCGGGTGGCAGAGGATAAAGATCGGCTGCTCCATCGGGTCAGTCTCGGATTAGGGGCTGAGTGTTGATGCAGAGAGGCGAGCTACCATGTGTTGAATGACTTCGTCGGTCATCGACTGTATGAAGAAGTGATCTCCTTCGAATACCTGATAGTCAAAAGACTGGGTCGTGAAGTTCTTCCAAGCATGGATTTTTTCAGATTGAGTCCAATCGTCATCGATCCCGTCCAGCACACTGATGGGACATTCCAGTGCTGTAGACGCCTCAAAATCGTATTTC
Protein-coding regions in this window:
- a CDS encoding diaminopimelate decarboxylase produces the protein MDRANTWWQRSDLRYVDGTLHLSYLDLTQICSVDSTPQYVYSGERILSNLARLDRTLSQHEIDHRIFYAMKSNRFPDILRLLKHSEQCGIDACSPGEVERALECGFDPSEISFTATALSERDLDYISSLPELTINLDSLSALRRWGQRCPGTGVGLRINPETSIGYRDNEQLQYASEEETKFGIYASQWEEALEIADSFGLKINGIHCHAGCGFTDLSRLPEVLKRVLNFAEQVSDLAYVNLGGGLGIPLDSVDASLDLDAWAQLIKPFHDAVNCPIYFEPGDYIVKDSGVLLATVTMVERKKETLFVGLDTGFNAHMEPAFYHLPLEPIPLIEPSIPGSSWERVTLSGNINEALDIFYRDIPLPPIREGEQLALINAGGYGASMASQHCLRSIPTERLISSP
- a CDS encoding sulfotransferase translates to MEQPIFILCHPKSGSTLLRIIMNAHPEIACPPEAHLLIYGVAMHQTLSVTERNALPEASLDDFNEEIISQVRESLNTIMGRHTQRSGKRIWCDKSVTSLYDTDFLKKLFPDAKFVVLYRHCMDFIHSALEVARYGWEEIGIKVNDSANHVDSLAHFWEIETSKLLDFHEEYSEQTHILCYERLVTEPQHVLPQLFEFLGLEFPDNIIEATFSNDHQFGAGDAKVQFTTGIETENLGKGRFVPRDKIERTTERKVNALLGQLDYETIDAHWNSRSLPMAARIDQPGSEEAKVVGQELERLFGQMLPIRLSAFSQNGSRQARTVKLSILDCTDQSYILDFHSGKCMAVAADEPADTSLSFRYSTLREIIEGKTNPGKAVSDGKIIMSGDVEAAGLVPQLFEH